The genomic stretch GTAAATAATACAGTAAAAAACAGCATAAATCCAGTAATACCATAGACTTGCAATTCCGACTATTGTGTTACGCAGACAGCCCCGGGACCACCTCATCCATCGCAAGTCTGCGGCGAAGTTTTGTTCCGGCAAGAAGACAGGAAAACTCATCTCCGCTCAGTGTTATCTTCTTTACTTTATCTTCTTTGGGCCAGGGGAAAGTTCCCTTCTCAAGACGCTTCTGATAGAGCCAGAAACCATCATGATCCCACTCCAGGATCTTTACCCTGTTGCGGCTCCGGTTGCAGAATATGAACATGGCAGACTCAAATGAGCTGCAGACAAGACGAAGGTCCACAATAGACGACAGACCGTCTATTCCCTTGCGCATGTCCGTAGATCCGCATATGAGATAGATCTGCTTGCCAC from Synergistaceae bacterium DZ-S4 encodes the following:
- the tnpB gene encoding IS66 family insertion sequence element accessory protein TnpB (TnpB, as the term is used for proteins encoded by IS66 family insertion elements, is considered an accessory protein, since TnpC, encoded by a neighboring gene, is a DDE family transposase.), which produces MFDHRGKQIYLICGSTDMRKGIDGLSSIVDLRLVCSSFESAMFIFCNRSRNRVKILEWDHDGFWLYQKRLEKGTFPWPKEDKVKKITLSGDEFSCLLAGTKLRRRLAMDEVVPGLSA